Proteins from a single region of Runella sp. SP2:
- a CDS encoding RagB/SusD family nutrient uptake outer membrane protein, which produces MNATVKYISRWVISAALLVSAGSCSEFLEEPDRSNFTLENYFTKPEHAESVVNSIYENLRNVLGGGFGGAPWMMLEFATGLANTELGQAQNSIFVRNLVNNSDNGYGATYWTNHYRGIANANLAIAKIPGITMNEAAKKRYLGEARFLRALYYYELVRIFGSIPLIKDPVDLKSPDLYAPQAPVEEIYKLIEADLVEAEASGLPNADVTGRASLGAVKSLLSSVYLTMAGYPLQKGAEYYKKAADKAQEVVQMKSFSLFPSYDDLHNPAKKNTGENIFMVQFAAFVLPSNWQTSIIPYNQGISAYTDETGAIFANKEFVESYEQGDKRVAEKQFYYSSFSLRSDRTKTRNLGGYYLYKHFDNTAQLSTTSSDLNWTVLRYAEVLLTLAEASNEANGPTAVAYDAINAVRKRAELPELKGLSKEELREAIWRERWYELSFENKTWYDMVRLRKAFNVTTKKFENYVGHKFSYGPTLKDRELLFPIPTAEIRNNSKLKQNPGY; this is translated from the coding sequence ATGAACGCGACAGTAAAATATATCAGCCGATGGGTAATTAGCGCAGCGCTATTGGTGTCGGCAGGAAGTTGCTCGGAGTTTTTGGAAGAACCCGACCGCTCAAACTTCACCCTCGAAAACTATTTCACCAAACCCGAACACGCCGAAAGTGTGGTGAACTCCATCTACGAAAACCTCCGCAACGTATTGGGTGGAGGTTTTGGAGGCGCGCCTTGGATGATGCTAGAATTTGCGACGGGCTTGGCCAATACTGAATTGGGGCAAGCCCAAAACAGTATTTTTGTGCGCAACTTGGTCAATAACTCCGATAACGGCTACGGGGCTACGTACTGGACCAACCATTACCGTGGCATTGCCAATGCCAACTTGGCCATTGCCAAAATTCCTGGCATTACGATGAACGAGGCTGCCAAAAAGCGGTATTTGGGCGAGGCACGTTTCTTGCGGGCGTTGTATTACTACGAATTGGTGCGCATTTTTGGAAGTATTCCGTTAATCAAAGACCCTGTTGACCTCAAGTCGCCCGATTTGTACGCACCACAAGCTCCTGTCGAAGAAATTTATAAATTGATTGAAGCTGATTTGGTAGAAGCGGAGGCTTCGGGTTTGCCCAATGCCGATGTGACGGGGCGGGCGTCGCTCGGGGCAGTGAAGTCATTGCTATCTTCGGTATATCTGACGATGGCGGGCTATCCTTTGCAAAAAGGCGCGGAGTACTACAAAAAAGCGGCTGACAAAGCCCAAGAAGTAGTTCAGATGAAGAGCTTTAGTTTGTTCCCATCGTACGACGACTTGCACAATCCTGCCAAGAAAAATACGGGCGAAAACATCTTTATGGTGCAGTTTGCCGCTTTTGTATTGCCTTCCAACTGGCAGACGTCGATTATTCCATACAACCAAGGGATTTCGGCTTATACTGACGAAACGGGTGCGATTTTTGCCAACAAAGAGTTTGTGGAATCGTACGAACAAGGAGACAAGCGGGTCGCCGAAAAGCAATTTTACTATTCGTCGTTTTCGTTGCGCAGCGACCGTACCAAAACGCGTAATTTGGGAGGCTACTATTTGTACAAACATTTTGACAACACCGCCCAACTTTCGACTACTAGCAGTGACTTGAACTGGACAGTATTGCGCTACGCAGAAGTATTGTTGACACTGGCGGAGGCATCAAACGAAGCCAATGGCCCAACTGCGGTGGCGTATGATGCGATCAATGCCGTTCGTAAGCGCGCTGAATTACCTGAATTGAAGGGCTTGAGCAAAGAAGAACTGCGCGAAGCCATTTGGCGGGAACGTTGGTACGAGTTGAGCTTTGAAAACAAAACGTGGTACGACATGGTGCGTCTGCGTAAAGCCTTCAACGTCACAACCAAGAAGTTTGAAAACTACGTGGGTCACAAGTTTTCTTACGGCCCTACGCTCAAAGACCGTGAGTTGCTATTTCCTATACCAACGGCTGAAATCCGTAACAATAGCAAGTTGAAGCAAAATCCTGGTTACTAG
- a CDS encoding ThuA domain-containing protein yields MNQPTHRRPKVHTLWSFGILSLLSLLIAWVLPSQGVLAQKKPLVVFVCGDHEYSGEQTLPLIAAELEKNYGVRTKVLSSYPDQNAEKNIPGLEALREADLAVFFLRWRQLPADQLAFIDEYLKSGKPVMGFRTSTHAFNFPKGDPSEVWNAFGERAFGTPPGWGRAGHTHYGHKSTTDVTIIPEAAKHPILRGVPASFHVPSWLYRVKPDYPPQGSVSLLLGKSVNPDKAAIDNPVAWTWKNKEGAKVFFTTMGHPEDFQEEGVQRLTVNAILWLLDKPVPKKWKGKIAIQVPYRGIVK; encoded by the coding sequence ATGAACCAACCGACCCACCGTCGCCCGAAAGTCCATACCCTTTGGAGTTTTGGCATTCTTTCTCTTCTATCTCTTCTTATTGCTTGGGTGCTTCCGTCGCAGGGCGTATTGGCACAAAAAAAACCGTTGGTGGTTTTTGTGTGCGGCGACCACGAATACAGTGGCGAACAAACTTTACCATTGATTGCCGCCGAGTTGGAAAAAAACTACGGCGTTCGTACCAAAGTCCTTTCTTCTTATCCTGACCAAAACGCCGAAAAAAACATTCCAGGACTAGAAGCCCTCCGCGAAGCTGATTTGGCCGTGTTCTTTTTGCGCTGGCGGCAGCTTCCCGCCGACCAACTGGCTTTTATTGATGAATACTTAAAGTCGGGAAAGCCTGTGATGGGTTTTCGTACTTCCACCCACGCCTTTAATTTCCCCAAAGGTGACCCTTCGGAAGTTTGGAATGCCTTTGGCGAACGCGCTTTTGGGACGCCTCCAGGTTGGGGCAGAGCGGGGCACACGCACTACGGCCATAAAAGTACTACCGACGTAACCATCATTCCCGAAGCGGCCAAACACCCGATTTTGAGGGGAGTGCCAGCCTCGTTTCATGTGCCTTCTTGGTTGTATCGTGTCAAACCCGATTATCCGCCACAAGGTTCTGTTTCGCTATTGTTGGGAAAATCAGTAAATCCTGACAAAGCGGCAATTGATAATCCCGTAGCATGGACGTGGAAAAATAAGGAAGGCGCAAAAGTCTTCTTTACTACGATGGGGCACCCCGAAGATTTTCAAGAAGAAGGTGTTCAGCGCCTAACCGTCAATGCCATTTTGTGGTTATTAGATAAGCCTGTTCCTAAAAAATGGAAAGGAAAAATCGCGATTCAGGTACCTTATCGTGGTATTGTAAAATAG
- a CDS encoding PVC-type heme-binding CxxCH protein: MRRSVQGLLIAASAAFIAFSAFQPELATPLKIEKGTHISLIGGNLGSRMLNYDYFETEMHLRYPDSQLYIRNMCDGGDTPGFRPHASRNDPWAFPGAEKFQTEYANKSASEGFFDAPDQWLTRLKTDVVVGMFGYSESFQGAAGVANFKAELDAFIKHTLSQTYNGSAAPQLVLVSPIAFEDLSSLHDLPNGVKENANLLLYTNAIKEVATRNNLLFIDAFTPSKQWYAESKEPLTIDGSQLTEEGYKKFGVFLADKLAGKTPAKAESNRTLVHAAVAEKNWMWHNDFKIPNGVHVYGRRYNPFGPDNYPAEIEKIRQMTAIRDTAVWLAASKGAKMDIAAADAKTRTLPPVKTNFNPDKNGSLTYLYGEEAVSKLKVPAGYKIELFASEKEFTDLANPVQMSFDNKGRLWVATMPSYPHYKPGDAKPNDKIIIFEDTNNDGKADKQTIFVEGLHLPLGFEIANEGVYVSQGTNLKLFTDTNGDDRADKVEILMSGFDDHDTHHNSSAFCADPSGAIYTGEGVFLHTSVETSYGTVRATNGGFYRYSPQLKKLERTAQLSIPNPWGIAFDDWGQPFFAETSSPDVRWMLPGSVLSRYGQATHKSFQLIEKDHMVRPTSGLEFLWSRHFPDEVQGDMLINNTIGFLGTKQHQVWDDGTGFKTKHRQDLIVSSDRNFRPVDMEVAPDGSLYVIDWHNILIGHMQHNARDPLRDHVHGRIYRVTYPSRPLVTPAKIDGASVETLLDNLKLPEYRTRYRTRRELRGRNAAEVLPKMTKWAASLDKNDPRYEHHLLEALWVSWGLDKVDQKLLRQLLKAKDYRVRSAAVQVVRYTGHQVPDQAALLMQAAKDENTRVRLMAIVAASWIGKEKGLPILAEAAKKPLDDWMVYAHETAVAHLKGQNVVKKKEAEVVSTLKGAELELFKLGKTIYSKEGYCVTCHQADGNGLTASGFPPLAGTKWVQGNEERLIKIALKGLMGPIEVNGKQYPGQVPMTPFAGLLNDKEVAAVLTYVRNSFGNKASAITPEKVKEVRAATASKSDIYTSTKLLSEHPLEK, encoded by the coding sequence ATGAGAAGAAGCGTCCAAGGATTGCTGATCGCTGCCAGTGCGGCGTTCATTGCCTTCAGTGCTTTTCAGCCAGAGTTAGCCACCCCACTGAAAATTGAAAAAGGAACGCATATTTCGTTAATCGGGGGAAACCTTGGTTCTCGAATGCTGAACTACGATTATTTCGAAACCGAAATGCACCTGCGCTATCCTGATAGTCAACTGTACATTCGTAACATGTGCGACGGCGGCGATACTCCAGGTTTCCGACCTCATGCGAGCCGAAATGACCCTTGGGCGTTTCCTGGTGCTGAAAAATTTCAAACCGAATATGCCAATAAATCAGCCAGTGAAGGCTTTTTTGACGCGCCTGACCAGTGGTTGACGCGCCTCAAAACCGACGTGGTCGTGGGAATGTTTGGCTACAGCGAGTCGTTTCAAGGAGCGGCAGGTGTTGCCAACTTCAAAGCCGAGCTGGATGCGTTTATCAAACATACCCTCAGTCAAACCTACAACGGAAGTGCGGCGCCTCAGTTGGTGTTGGTCTCGCCGATTGCGTTTGAGGACTTGTCAAGTTTGCACGATTTGCCCAATGGCGTGAAAGAAAATGCCAATTTGTTGCTCTATACCAATGCCATCAAAGAGGTAGCAACGCGCAACAACCTTTTGTTTATTGATGCTTTCACTCCTTCTAAACAATGGTATGCCGAGTCGAAAGAACCATTGACCATCGACGGTTCGCAATTGACGGAAGAAGGATATAAAAAATTTGGAGTATTTTTGGCCGATAAATTAGCGGGGAAAACGCCTGCCAAGGCCGAAAGCAACCGTACGCTCGTTCATGCGGCCGTAGCAGAGAAAAACTGGATGTGGCACAACGACTTCAAGATTCCCAACGGCGTACACGTCTATGGCCGCCGCTACAATCCGTTTGGCCCCGATAATTATCCTGCTGAAATCGAGAAAATTCGCCAAATGACGGCCATTCGTGATACGGCGGTGTGGTTGGCAGCTTCCAAAGGAGCAAAGATGGATATTGCTGCTGCCGATGCCAAAACTCGGACGTTACCTCCCGTTAAAACCAACTTTAACCCCGACAAAAATGGTAGCCTAACCTACCTATACGGAGAAGAGGCAGTGAGTAAACTGAAAGTGCCTGCGGGATATAAAATTGAGTTGTTTGCTTCCGAAAAAGAATTTACGGATTTAGCCAACCCTGTACAGATGTCGTTCGATAACAAAGGGCGTTTGTGGGTAGCCACCATGCCAAGCTATCCGCACTATAAACCAGGGGATGCCAAGCCGAACGATAAAATCATCATCTTTGAAGATACCAACAACGACGGTAAGGCCGATAAACAAACGATATTTGTCGAAGGGTTGCACTTGCCATTAGGTTTTGAAATTGCTAATGAAGGGGTGTATGTTTCGCAAGGAACGAACCTAAAGCTATTTACGGATACCAATGGCGATGACCGCGCCGATAAAGTAGAAATTTTGATGAGTGGCTTCGACGACCACGATACGCACCACAACAGCAGCGCGTTTTGTGCCGATCCGTCGGGCGCTATTTATACGGGAGAAGGGGTGTTTTTGCACACCAGTGTCGAAACATCGTACGGAACGGTGCGCGCGACCAACGGTGGTTTTTATCGTTATTCACCCCAACTTAAAAAATTGGAACGCACCGCTCAGTTGTCGATTCCTAACCCTTGGGGTATTGCCTTCGACGATTGGGGGCAGCCTTTCTTTGCCGAAACGTCCAGCCCAGATGTGCGTTGGATGTTGCCAGGCTCGGTATTGTCACGCTACGGCCAAGCTACGCATAAGTCGTTTCAGTTGATTGAAAAAGACCATATGGTTCGCCCAACGTCAGGCTTGGAGTTCCTTTGGAGCCGCCACTTCCCCGACGAAGTTCAAGGGGATATGTTGATTAACAATACCATTGGTTTTTTAGGAACAAAACAACACCAAGTGTGGGACGACGGTACAGGTTTTAAAACAAAACACCGCCAAGACCTGATTGTGAGCTCCGACCGTAACTTCCGCCCTGTGGATATGGAAGTAGCGCCCGATGGCTCGTTGTACGTCATTGACTGGCACAATATCCTCATCGGTCACATGCAGCACAACGCCCGCGATCCCCTCCGTGACCACGTTCACGGCCGTATCTATCGCGTGACGTACCCATCGCGTCCGTTGGTTACTCCTGCCAAAATTGACGGTGCTTCGGTAGAAACGTTGTTAGACAACCTAAAACTGCCCGAATACCGTACGCGCTACCGCACTCGCCGCGAACTTCGGGGCCGTAATGCCGCCGAAGTGTTGCCGAAGATGACGAAATGGGCGGCGAGCCTCGACAAAAACGACCCGCGCTACGAGCATCATTTGTTGGAGGCACTTTGGGTAAGTTGGGGATTGGATAAAGTTGATCAAAAACTATTGCGCCAGTTGCTTAAAGCCAAAGATTATCGCGTGCGCTCGGCGGCGGTGCAAGTAGTTCGCTACACAGGCCACCAAGTGCCAGACCAAGCGGCTTTGCTCATGCAAGCGGCCAAAGACGAAAATACGCGCGTTCGCTTGATGGCGATTGTAGCGGCCTCGTGGATTGGTAAAGAAAAAGGTTTGCCAATCTTGGCCGAAGCCGCCAAAAAACCATTGGACGATTGGATGGTGTACGCCCACGAAACAGCGGTGGCTCACTTGAAGGGTCAGAATGTGGTGAAGAAAAAAGAAGCAGAAGTAGTATCGACCTTGAAAGGAGCAGAATTGGAATTGTTCAAGTTGGGTAAAACCATTTATAGCAAAGAAGGCTATTGCGTCACCTGCCACCAAGCCGACGGGAACGGGCTGACAGCTTCGGGCTTTCCACCGTTGGCGGGGACGAAGTGGGTGCAGGGCAACGAAGAACGCCTTATTAAAATCGCCCTCAAAGGACTCATGGGGCCGATTGAAGTAAATGGTAAACAATACCCTGGCCAAGTGCCGATGACGCCGTTTGCGGGCTTGCTCAACGACAAAGAAGTGGCGGCGGTGCTTACCTACGTCCGAAACTCGTTTGGCAACAAAGCCTCGGCCATCACGCCCGAAAAAGTAAAAGAAGTACGGGCAGCCACGGCCAGCAAAAGCGATATTTATACTTCAACAAAGCTCCTGAGCGAGCATCCGTTGGAGAAGTAA
- a CDS encoding alpha/beta hydrolase: protein MKNAFLTLWICLLTFWAQAQKDTLVLKNIVYAEADGKKLQLDIYKLKQHPSPYLIVWIHGGAWHSGSKENPPLGMLEHGYALASVDFRASTEKAFPAPVHDIKAAIRFLRANAATYGYRADKIIIWGASSGGHLAALVATTNNHPTLEGALGKYTSTSSSVQACIDFFGPTNFLTILNQSTPHGLNVRLPALAILLGKPVEQVPDLAKLASPVYQVTANAPPLFIVHGEQDIQVPINQSIELMSVYKSKNLPVQIEYIPNAGHSSPEYAKKELMNKMAGFLKGVL from the coding sequence ATGAAAAATGCTTTTTTAACCCTTTGGATTTGCCTTCTTACGTTTTGGGCACAGGCTCAGAAAGATACGCTTGTTCTCAAAAACATTGTATATGCCGAAGCCGACGGCAAAAAGCTCCAACTGGACATTTATAAACTCAAGCAGCATCCTTCTCCCTACTTAATTGTTTGGATTCACGGCGGAGCTTGGCATTCGGGAAGTAAAGAAAACCCGCCCTTGGGAATGTTGGAACACGGTTATGCGCTGGCAAGTGTTGATTTTCGGGCGAGTACCGAAAAGGCTTTCCCTGCACCCGTGCATGACATCAAAGCCGCGATTCGTTTTTTGAGGGCCAACGCCGCTACCTACGGCTACCGAGCCGATAAAATCATCATTTGGGGAGCTTCTTCGGGGGGACATTTGGCGGCGTTGGTTGCTACGACCAACAACCACCCAACGCTCGAAGGAGCGCTTGGAAAATACACCTCCACTTCTTCATCGGTACAAGCGTGCATTGATTTTTTTGGCCCAACCAATTTCTTGACCATTCTCAACCAATCGACACCCCACGGACTGAACGTGCGCTTGCCTGCCTTGGCCATTTTATTGGGCAAGCCCGTTGAGCAAGTGCCTGACTTAGCCAAGCTTGCCAGCCCCGTTTATCAGGTAACCGCCAATGCCCCGCCCCTTTTTATTGTGCACGGAGAGCAAGACATCCAGGTACCTATCAACCAATCCATTGAATTGATGAGTGTTTATAAGAGCAAGAACCTACCCGTTCAGATTGAATACATCCCCAACGCAGGACACTCCAGCCCTGAGTATGCCAAGAAAGAATTGATGAATAAGATGGCGGGGTTTTTGAAGGGAGTGTTGTAG
- a CDS encoding DUF6934 family protein, whose amino-acid sequence MDKPYYPYERPTTEIKYDFWSVSNEKQVRKQVIFSALDTPNIYNLALVDILENGNMSDITETRNKDMRTVLATVIRIIDSFLNQYPAAIVHFRGSDERRQRLYRLIISRELAEIQKKFVVLGGFNDIQPEPFQANQQYDYFLILNAL is encoded by the coding sequence ATGGACAAGCCCTATTACCCTTATGAACGCCCCACAACCGAAATAAAATATGATTTCTGGAGTGTGAGCAATGAAAAACAAGTAAGAAAACAGGTAATTTTTAGTGCTTTGGATACACCCAATATTTACAATTTGGCTTTGGTTGATATTTTGGAAAATGGGAATATGTCAGATATAACCGAAACACGAAACAAAGACATGAGAACTGTTTTAGCAACTGTGATAAGGATTATAGATAGCTTCTTAAATCAATACCCTGCCGCTATTGTACATTTTCGTGGAAGCGATGAACGCAGGCAGCGCTTATATCGTTTGATAATAAGTCGGGAACTGGCTGAAATTCAAAAGAAATTTGTAGTTTTGGGTGGATTTAACGACATACAACCTGAGCCTTTTCAGGCTAATCAACAATATGATTATTTTTTGATTTTAAACGCTCTTTAA
- a CDS encoding RNA polymerase sigma-70 factor: protein MQSTLLDSAGDEAPKPNVHSVLNEGATNEELASEKREWNDNELFIRQAFVENPSQGCALLFRRYHKILCSHAVRFVYSKDIAEDLVSDVFCRFWKTKAYETVTSSYRLYLFRSVRNEALNYLRWEFKETETIELAEYRESPRGQQPDHATQYEEVVKKVEELVNTLPPQCQKVFLMSRFEGKKYQEIADEMTLSLKTVEAHLGKALSIMRNGLKNHL from the coding sequence ATGCAATCGACCTTACTGGATAGTGCGGGTGATGAAGCACCGAAACCGAATGTGCATTCAGTGCTGAACGAAGGAGCTACCAACGAGGAATTGGCCAGCGAAAAACGGGAATGGAATGACAACGAACTGTTTATCCGACAAGCTTTTGTCGAAAACCCTTCTCAGGGTTGTGCGTTGTTGTTTCGCCGTTATCACAAAATCCTGTGCAGCCATGCCGTGCGATTTGTGTATTCCAAAGACATTGCCGAAGACCTAGTAAGTGATGTGTTTTGTCGGTTTTGGAAAACCAAAGCCTACGAAACCGTCACGAGTTCGTATCGTCTTTATTTGTTTAGAAGTGTGCGAAATGAGGCACTTAACTACTTACGTTGGGAGTTCAAAGAAACCGAAACCATCGAGTTGGCAGAATACCGCGAGTCGCCCCGTGGCCAGCAACCCGACCACGCCACGCAATACGAAGAAGTCGTCAAAAAAGTGGAAGAACTCGTCAATACCCTACCTCCGCAATGCCAAAAGGTATTTTTAATGAGTCGTTTTGAGGGAAAAAAATACCAAGAAATAGCCGATGAAATGACCCTCTCCCTCAAAACAGTCGAGGCTCATTTAGGGAAGGCGTTGAGTATCATGCGAAATGGACTCAAAAACCACCTGTGA
- a CDS encoding FecR family protein, producing MKQDISKDLIFSHFAHKSSPLQRKMIDEWLQTEANEELYFAWLEEWEQTHPQYLPQSELALENYEAFLEANPQTHLQPELTASEPAVSSNRRYWFRWLAAASVVLVLGGVGWLFRGSLLYQTYQTAFGETKSVVLPDGSKVTLNANSLLRLPRFGFGTKNREVFLKGEASFSVTHTPDHQKFVVKTNKQFDVVVLGTEFSVYARQRISKVVLSKGKVQVRYQQGRTQKQIVLTPGDLVTLDRENNMDKKAVSHPQNYAAWEQKRFVFEETSLQDVAYLLQENYGLEVEIKDKDLSERVIMGSFRAENVDQLLQSISELLDISVVRQGNRVQLSDK from the coding sequence ATGAAACAAGACATAAGTAAAGATTTGATATTCAGTCATTTCGCTCACAAATCTTCGCCTTTACAACGAAAGATGATTGACGAATGGTTGCAAACCGAAGCCAACGAAGAGCTGTATTTCGCGTGGCTCGAAGAGTGGGAGCAGACCCACCCGCAGTACTTACCTCAGAGCGAATTGGCCTTAGAAAATTACGAGGCGTTTTTGGAAGCCAATCCCCAGACCCACCTCCAACCCGAACTAACGGCTTCGGAACCCGCCGTTTCGTCAAACCGTCGCTATTGGTTTCGTTGGTTAGCGGCGGCGTCTGTTGTGTTGGTGCTGGGCGGCGTGGGATGGCTGTTCCGTGGCAGTTTATTATACCAAACCTACCAAACTGCCTTTGGCGAAACCAAGTCGGTAGTGTTGCCAGATGGGAGTAAAGTGACCCTCAATGCCAATTCGTTGCTGCGACTCCCGCGTTTTGGTTTTGGTACAAAAAATCGGGAAGTGTTCTTGAAAGGGGAAGCGAGCTTTTCGGTTACCCATACGCCTGACCACCAAAAGTTTGTGGTAAAAACCAATAAGCAATTTGACGTGGTGGTTTTGGGGACGGAGTTTTCGGTATATGCCCGTCAGCGGATTTCTAAGGTAGTATTGAGCAAAGGAAAAGTGCAGGTGCGCTACCAACAAGGCCGTACCCAAAAACAAATTGTGCTCACACCTGGCGATTTGGTCACGCTCGACCGCGAGAATAACATGGATAAAAAGGCCGTGTCGCATCCTCAAAACTATGCCGCATGGGAGCAAAAACGATTTGTGTTTGAAGAAACGAGCTTGCAGGACGTCGCCTATCTGCTGCAAGAAAACTACGGACTGGAGGTCGAAATCAAAGACAAAGATTTGTCCGAACGGGTCATTATGGGGTCGTTTCGGGCAGAGAACGTTGACCAACTTTTACAATCTATTTCGGAGCTTTTGGATATTAGCGTAGTGAGGCAAGGGAATAGAGTGCAACTGTCTGATAAATAA